Proteins from a genomic interval of Caldicellulosiruptor diazotrophicus:
- the murG gene encoding undecaprenyldiphospho-muramoylpentapeptide beta-N-acetylglucosaminyltransferase: protein MTQIRKTLILSGGGTGGHIYPAISVADCLKKIDSQVDIIFIGTREGLEAKIVPEVGYRIEFIEVKGLKRQFKIENITVAVKFLKGFWQARKILKQCNPACVFVTGGYVSLPVALAAKSFGIKIILHEQNTFPGLANRIISKFCDKVLISFEESRKYFKKSKNVILTGNPIRLEILNYNQNQAKREIGLDNTIIVLIVGGSRGAENLNRAAIRLAKSFESNNNIHFILSTGEKKFEDAKSFAEQLNVRSNISLYPYIKEMPKYLAAADIVISRGGAIAISEITALGKPSIIVPSPYVVNNHQEYNARALEKEGACFVVLERELEGDKLRILLEKLIHDKQLYASMEKKSKNLGRPDATENIVRVIREYIK, encoded by the coding sequence ATGACACAAATAAGAAAAACGTTGATATTAAGTGGTGGTGGGACAGGTGGTCATATTTATCCTGCAATTTCTGTTGCTGACTGTTTGAAAAAGATTGATAGTCAGGTAGACATAATCTTTATTGGAACAAGAGAAGGACTTGAAGCAAAGATTGTACCAGAGGTAGGGTACAGAATAGAGTTCATAGAAGTAAAAGGTCTTAAAAGACAGTTTAAAATAGAAAATATAACTGTAGCAGTAAAGTTTTTGAAAGGATTTTGGCAGGCTAGGAAGATATTAAAACAGTGCAATCCAGCTTGTGTATTTGTAACTGGCGGGTATGTATCACTTCCTGTTGCACTTGCTGCGAAAAGTTTTGGTATAAAGATTATTTTGCACGAACAAAATACTTTTCCAGGTCTTGCCAACAGGATAATTTCAAAGTTTTGTGACAAGGTTTTGATAAGCTTTGAGGAGAGCAGAAAATACTTCAAAAAAAGCAAAAATGTCATTTTAACAGGAAATCCTATTAGGCTTGAGATTTTAAATTATAATCAAAACCAAGCAAAACGTGAAATTGGATTAGATAACACAATCATTGTTTTGATAGTTGGTGGGAGTAGAGGAGCAGAAAATCTAAATAGAGCCGCAATAAGACTTGCAAAATCTTTTGAAAGTAACAATAATATACATTTTATCCTTTCGACAGGTGAGAAAAAGTTTGAAGATGCGAAGAGCTTTGCAGAACAGTTGAATGTTAGATCAAACATAAGTTTGTATCCATACATTAAAGAAATGCCAAAATATCTTGCTGCTGCTGATATTGTTATTTCAAGGGGTGGTGCTATAGCTATTTCAGAGATTACTGCACTTGGTAAGCCAAGTATCATTGTTCCATCACCATATGTTGTTAATAACCATCAAGAGTACAACGCAAGGGCTTTAGAAAAAGAAGGAGCATGTTTTGTAGTGCTTGAACGTGAGCTTGAGGGTGATAAGCTCAGAATTCTATTAGAAAAGCTTATACATGATAAACAACTATATGCTTCGATGGAAAAAAAGAGCAAAAACCTTGGAAGACCTGATGCAACTGAAAATATAGTGAGAGTAATAAGGGAATACATCAAATAA
- the ftsW gene encoding putative lipid II flippase FtsW, translating to MIDYPLLYITLLLSLIGVVMIFSASYYYAYYHFHDSYHFLKKQIIGLVLGLIVMYITTQIDYRVWKKFAIMLYIVATISLIAVLIPGIGKLVNNARRWIDIGPIQFQPSELAKYALVITLSTYFDHIEKPKSKFKAFIISMILTGLFFALIYKEPNMSTCILILGISILMLFAWGLNIGYFITMGAMAVPVLYYLTTKEQYRVERIQALFNPWADPTDKGYQIIQSLYAIGSGGLFGMGLGQSRQKLLYIPEPHTDFIFSILCEELGFIGAIFVIVLFVLFVWRGIVIALNSPDRFGTLLAFGVTSIIAMQAILNIAVVTASVPATGVPLPFITYGGTSIVFHLFGVGILLSISRKIKVIK from the coding sequence ATGATAGATTATCCGCTTTTGTATATTACTCTTTTGCTTTCGCTAATTGGCGTTGTGATGATATTTAGCGCAAGCTATTACTATGCTTATTACCATTTTCATGACAGCTACCATTTTTTAAAAAAACAGATAATAGGTCTTGTACTTGGTTTAATAGTGATGTATATAACAACTCAGATTGACTATAGAGTATGGAAAAAGTTTGCTATTATGCTTTATATAGTAGCTACAATATCGCTTATAGCTGTTTTAATTCCGGGAATAGGTAAACTTGTAAACAACGCACGTAGATGGATTGATATTGGACCTATTCAGTTTCAGCCATCAGAACTTGCAAAATATGCTCTTGTTATAACACTTAGTACTTATTTTGACCATATTGAAAAACCGAAGTCAAAATTTAAAGCTTTTATCATATCAATGATTTTGACAGGATTATTTTTTGCACTTATATACAAGGAACCAAACATGAGCACTTGCATACTGATACTTGGAATTTCAATACTTATGCTCTTTGCTTGGGGATTGAATATTGGATATTTTATCACAATGGGTGCTATGGCTGTACCAGTTTTGTATTACCTTACAACAAAAGAACAGTACAGAGTAGAAAGAATTCAAGCACTTTTCAATCCATGGGCAGACCCGACAGACAAGGGGTACCAGATAATTCAGTCATTGTATGCAATTGGCTCTGGTGGACTTTTCGGTATGGGGCTTGGTCAGAGTAGACAAAAACTACTGTACATTCCTGAACCCCACACAGATTTTATATTTTCAATTTTATGTGAAGAGCTGGGGTTTATTGGAGCTATTTTTGTGATAGTCTTATTTGTTCTTTTTGTATGGAGAGGAATTGTTATTGCGCTAAATAGTCCTGATAGGTTTGGAACGCTTTTAGCATTTGGTGTCACAAGTATAATAGCCATGCAGGCAATTTTGAACATTGCTGTTGTAACAGCATCAGTGCCAGCAACAGGTGTACCTCTACCTTTTATAACTTACGGCGGAACTTCAATAGTGTTTCATCTTTTTGGTGTAGGAATATTACTGAGTATTTCAAGAAAGATAAAGGTGATAAAATGA
- the murD gene encoding UDP-N-acetylmuramoyl-L-alanine--D-glutamate ligase → MDLIGKNVLIVGLGKSGLACAQFLKKYGAFVIGFDEKAEEQFKEEDRNCAEKYCDEIYYCEIPDEVIDKVQLVVVSPGVPLTKRPLVLAYKKGVEVIGEIELAYRFCKSKNIVAITGTNGKTTTTTLVGEILKKQYEDVVVCGNIGLPFIDTIETSSEDTIFVLEISSFQLETIKYFKPRVGCILNITPDHLNRHITMENYIKAKMRIFENIDEKGYTVLNYDNDITRDLIGVAKGNVIVFSKTRVQFENVVFVEDDIIYFTIDRKTQKIMKKDEIFIPGQHNLENALAAISCTLPFGIEKNTIKQVLKTFKGVEHRIEFVAEINGIKFYNDSKGTNTDAAEKALNAFENPIILIAGGYDKGESFEKFASLVAKKAKKVFLLGQTKQKIASELEKNGYKNFELVSNLKEAVKKSFECAQNGDIILLSPACASWDMFENYEQRGRIFKEYVNELLTTGM, encoded by the coding sequence TTGGATTTAATAGGGAAAAATGTTTTGATAGTAGGTCTTGGTAAAAGTGGATTGGCTTGTGCACAATTTTTAAAAAAATATGGTGCTTTTGTGATAGGTTTTGATGAAAAGGCAGAAGAACAGTTCAAAGAAGAAGATAGAAATTGTGCAGAAAAGTACTGTGACGAAATCTATTATTGTGAGATTCCCGATGAGGTGATTGACAAGGTTCAGCTTGTTGTTGTTAGTCCTGGCGTGCCACTTACCAAAAGACCTTTGGTGCTTGCTTATAAAAAAGGTGTTGAGGTTATTGGTGAGATTGAGCTTGCATATAGGTTCTGTAAAAGTAAAAATATTGTTGCTATCACAGGTACAAATGGTAAAACAACAACCACAACTCTTGTAGGAGAAATTTTAAAAAAACAGTATGAAGATGTTGTTGTATGTGGAAACATTGGTCTACCATTTATTGATACAATAGAAACATCAAGTGAAGATACTATTTTTGTGCTTGAGATATCAAGTTTTCAGCTTGAAACTATTAAATATTTCAAACCAAGAGTTGGATGTATTCTCAATATCACCCCTGACCATCTAAACAGACATATAACAATGGAGAATTATATAAAAGCAAAGATGAGAATATTCGAAAATATAGATGAAAAGGGATATACAGTTCTCAACTATGACAATGACATAACCCGTGATTTAATTGGAGTGGCAAAAGGGAATGTTATAGTATTTTCAAAAACAAGGGTTCAGTTTGAAAATGTAGTATTTGTTGAAGACGATATAATTTATTTTACCATTGATAGAAAAACACAAAAAATTATGAAAAAAGACGAAATATTTATACCGGGTCAACATAATTTAGAGAATGCTCTTGCAGCAATTAGTTGTACTTTGCCGTTTGGAATAGAAAAAAATACGATTAAGCAAGTTCTCAAGACTTTTAAAGGTGTTGAACACCGCATAGAATTTGTGGCAGAAATAAATGGTATAAAATTTTATAATGATTCAAAAGGTACAAACACTGATGCTGCTGAAAAGGCACTCAATGCTTTTGAAAACCCAATAATTTTAATTGCCGGCGGGTATGACAAGGGAGAAAGTTTCGAGAAATTTGCAAGCTTAGTTGCTAAGAAGGCTAAAAAAGTATTTTTACTTGGTCAGACAAAACAAAAGATTGCCAGTGAACTTGAGAAAAACGGATATAAAAACTTTGAGCTTGTTTCAAACTTGAAAGAAGCGGTTAAAAAGAGCTTTGAATGTGCTCAAAATGGTGATATTATACTTCTGTCACCTGCATGTGCAAGCTGGGATATGTTTGAAAACTATGAGCAAAGAGGAAGGATATTTAAAGAATATGTAAATGAGCTTTTAACAACAGGGATGTGA
- the mraY gene encoding phospho-N-acetylmuramoyl-pentapeptide-transferase: MLDIDTILAIMISFLIVLITMPIVIPFLKYLKFGQVVRDDGPKTHHKKSGTPTMGGLVIGFAIIVTSLIFYKKYPAIGAPLIATFAFGLIGFIDDFIKVVLKRSLGLRAREKLVLQFLISITFLYIIQKHLGSDVYLPVLNRYIDLKWAYVPVMSVLMVFTVNAVNLTDGLDGLASGVTMIVSLFLAIISIFSKNHDMAIFSGAIVGSCMGFLRYNAHPAVVFMGDTGSLMLGGSIFSIAVMLKQPVLVLVIGGLYIMEAASVMLQVLYFKLTKKRIFRMAPLHHHFELLGWDEAKVVVVFWIFTILFCLLALAMIQLKI, encoded by the coding sequence ATGCTTGACATTGATACAATACTTGCAATAATGATTTCGTTTTTGATTGTTTTAATTACTATGCCAATTGTAATTCCATTTTTAAAATATTTAAAATTTGGTCAGGTTGTACGTGATGATGGGCCAAAAACACACCACAAAAAAAGTGGAACACCAACAATGGGCGGGCTGGTTATAGGTTTTGCTATTATTGTAACATCACTAATTTTCTACAAAAAATATCCTGCAATTGGAGCACCTCTTATAGCCACATTTGCTTTTGGACTTATAGGTTTTATAGATGATTTCATAAAGGTTGTGCTAAAAAGATCTTTAGGCCTTCGAGCACGTGAAAAACTGGTACTTCAATTTTTAATCAGTATAACCTTTTTGTATATTATACAGAAACATTTAGGAAGTGATGTTTATCTGCCAGTTCTGAATAGATACATTGACTTGAAATGGGCATATGTTCCAGTGATGTCGGTTTTAATGGTTTTCACTGTAAATGCTGTGAATCTTACAGATGGACTTGACGGTTTGGCAAGTGGTGTAACAATGATAGTATCTTTATTTTTAGCCATTATCTCCATATTTTCCAAAAACCATGATATGGCAATTTTTAGTGGAGCTATTGTGGGGAGTTGTATGGGATTTTTGAGATACAATGCACATCCGGCAGTTGTGTTTATGGGAGATACAGGATCTCTGATGTTGGGTGGTTCCATATTTTCAATTGCTGTGATGTTAAAACAGCCTGTACTTGTGTTGGTTATAGGTGGGCTATATATAATGGAGGCAGCATCAGTAATGCTTCAAGTATTATATTTTAAGCTCACGAAAAAAAGAATATTTAGAATGGCACCTTTACATCATCATTTTGAACTTTTAGGCTGGGATGAAGCGAAAGTTGTTGTTGTCTTTTGGATATTTACAATTTTGTTTTGCTTGCTTGCCTTGGCAATGATACAGCTGAAAATTTAG
- a CDS encoding UDP-N-acetylmuramoyl-tripeptide--D-alanyl-D-alanine ligase produces MNLWLSEIAKAVNGELKNFSNDVIVKNFSINSKNIGKDTLFIPLKGIRFDGHDFVKEALQNGAISFISQKEFEDVNIPYVKVQDSLLALQNLAYYIRKKLSDLKVIGVTGSVGKTSTKEYIYGVLSLKYKAYKNQGNYNNHIGLPISILNIPDDTQIAVFEMGMNNFGEISKLSQIAKPDIGIITNIGIAHIENLKSRYNIFLAKSEIQDGMPENGILIINNDNDILNLHKREFKRKVITIGIENESNFRAQNVQRHQNGFSFEVDNYTYFIESFNFHDIYNSLFAIAVGTILGVDRQLVKEAIRQKERLKRRFEIIRKGNITVVDDTYNASTHSMLSAIDSICEFDGKRILVLGDMLELGEFSEEEHRKVGRYILQKPIDVVVCTGKDAFYIYDEVKKKDGLKAYFVSKDECLDVLEREVTSNCTILFKASRGIKLDEVVDEFLKER; encoded by the coding sequence ATGAACCTGTGGCTTTCTGAGATAGCAAAAGCTGTGAATGGAGAACTTAAAAATTTTTCTAATGATGTAATTGTTAAAAATTTTTCAATTAATAGCAAAAACATAGGAAAAGATACCTTATTTATTCCTTTAAAAGGAATTAGATTTGACGGACATGATTTTGTAAAAGAAGCATTGCAAAATGGTGCAATTTCGTTTATTTCTCAAAAAGAATTTGAAGATGTAAATATACCTTATGTTAAAGTCCAGGATTCTCTTTTAGCACTGCAAAATTTGGCTTATTATATAAGAAAAAAATTAAGCGACTTAAAAGTTATAGGGGTTACTGGAAGTGTAGGCAAGACTTCAACAAAGGAATATATATACGGTGTACTTAGCTTAAAATATAAAGCTTATAAAAACCAAGGTAACTATAATAATCATATAGGTCTTCCGATTTCTATTCTGAATATTCCAGATGATACTCAAATTGCTGTATTTGAAATGGGAATGAATAATTTTGGCGAAATATCAAAACTATCTCAAATTGCAAAACCTGATATTGGAATTATAACAAATATTGGTATTGCACACATTGAAAATTTAAAGTCAAGATACAACATTTTTCTTGCAAAGTCAGAGATTCAGGACGGGATGCCAGAAAATGGGATACTGATTATAAATAACGACAATGACATTTTGAATCTTCATAAAAGGGAATTCAAAAGAAAGGTTATTACTATTGGGATTGAAAACGAGAGCAATTTTAGAGCACAAAACGTGCAAAGACATCAGAATGGATTTTCATTTGAGGTAGATAACTACACCTATTTTATAGAAAGCTTTAATTTTCATGACATTTATAACTCTCTTTTTGCAATTGCGGTAGGTACAATTTTAGGAGTAGACAGGCAGCTTGTGAAAGAAGCAATCCGCCAAAAAGAGAGACTAAAGAGAAGGTTTGAAATTATCAGAAAAGGAAACATTACAGTTGTAGATGATACTTACAATGCAAGTACACATTCGATGCTGTCTGCTATAGACAGCATATGTGAGTTTGATGGCAAAAGGATATTGGTGCTGGGCGATATGCTCGAACTTGGCGAATTTTCTGAAGAGGAACACAGAAAAGTTGGCAGGTACATATTGCAAAAGCCAATTGATGTTGTTGTATGCACAGGGAAAGACGCATTTTATATATATGATGAAGTAAAGAAAAAAGATGGTTTAAAAGCATATTTTGTTTCAAAAGATGAGTGTTTAGATGTGTTGGAAAGAGAAGTTACAAGTAACTGTACAATTCTTTTTAAGGCTTCGCGGGGTATAAAACTGGATGAAGTTGTAGATGAATTTCTCAAGGAGAGATAA
- a CDS encoding UDP-N-acetylmuramoyl-L-alanyl-D-glutamate--2,6-diaminopimelate ligase translates to MQNRKGEEFLKLKDLIEDVDIIETNVKDFDKEIIDIVYNSKNAKEDCAFVCIKGFKTDGHEYIDEAVHNGARLVVVDEFFDTSKIEGKVDYIKTSNTRRALAVMSANFFGHPSKDFLLIGVTGTNGKTSTTFMIKSILEVHGQKVGLIGTIKNMIGSKEIEAQHTTPESYDLQKLFWQMKNEGVDSVVMEVSSHSLELFRVYGCDFDVGVFTNLTQDHLDFHGTMENYFNAKLKLFNMSKKRVVNADDMWGKRIIEMYPDSVTYAKDSDAQVFAQNIKLFVNKNQFDMWYNDKKAEITLNIPGLFSIYNSLAAGACCIALGLELDTIKKGLEKLKAVPGRFEIVESNEKFTVVIDYAHTPDGLLNLMKTVDEVTNGRKVLLFGCGGDRDRAKRPIMGEIAGKMADFVIVTSDNPRTEDPLKIIADILEGIRKTNVDYVVIPDRYEAIRYAIKNARENDFIVLAGKGHETYQILKDRTIPFDEREVVKNILKELRK, encoded by the coding sequence ATGCAGAATAGAAAGGGTGAAGAATTCTTGAAATTAAAAGATTTAATTGAGGACGTTGATATTATAGAAACAAATGTTAAGGATTTTGATAAAGAAATAATTGATATTGTATACAATTCAAAAAATGCAAAAGAAGACTGTGCTTTTGTGTGTATAAAAGGTTTTAAGACAGATGGGCATGAATATATCGATGAAGCGGTCCACAATGGTGCTCGTTTGGTGGTTGTAGATGAGTTTTTTGACACATCTAAGATTGAAGGGAAGGTTGATTATATAAAGACTTCAAATACCAGAAGGGCCCTTGCTGTTATGTCTGCAAACTTTTTTGGTCATCCTTCAAAGGACTTTTTACTGATTGGTGTGACAGGTACAAATGGTAAAACTTCGACAACATTTATGATAAAGTCTATCCTTGAAGTTCATGGACAAAAAGTGGGGTTGATTGGTACAATCAAGAATATGATAGGTAGCAAAGAAATTGAGGCACAGCATACAACGCCTGAGTCTTATGACCTGCAAAAACTCTTTTGGCAAATGAAAAATGAAGGTGTTGACAGTGTTGTGATGGAAGTGTCTTCACACTCTCTTGAGCTTTTCAGGGTTTACGGCTGTGATTTTGACGTTGGAGTTTTTACAAACCTTACTCAGGATCATTTAGACTTTCATGGAACAATGGAAAATTATTTTAATGCTAAGTTAAAACTTTTTAATATGAGCAAAAAAAGGGTTGTAAATGCCGATGATATGTGGGGGAAGAGAATTATAGAAATGTATCCTGACAGTGTGACATATGCAAAGGACAGCGATGCCCAAGTTTTTGCACAAAACATTAAACTTTTTGTTAACAAAAATCAATTTGATATGTGGTATAATGACAAAAAAGCAGAGATAACACTTAATATCCCCGGTCTTTTTTCAATTTACAATAGCCTTGCCGCTGGAGCGTGTTGCATCGCGCTTGGCCTTGAACTTGATACAATAAAAAAAGGACTTGAGAAATTAAAAGCTGTGCCCGGCAGATTTGAGATTGTTGAGTCAAATGAAAAGTTTACTGTGGTAATTGACTATGCACACACACCAGATGGACTATTAAATCTTATGAAGACAGTAGATGAAGTTACGAATGGTAGAAAAGTGTTACTTTTTGGATGTGGCGGAGACAGAGACAGAGCAAAAAGACCAATTATGGGCGAGATTGCTGGCAAGATGGCAGATTTTGTAATTGTTACATCTGACAATCCGCGAACAGAAGACCCGCTCAAGATAATTGCCGATATCTTGGAGGGGATAAGAAAGACAAATGTTGATTATGTGGTTATACCCGACAGATATGAAGCTATCAGATATGCTATAAAGAATGCAAGAGAAAATGATTTTATTGTTCTTGCTGGGAAAGGCCATGAAACTTACCAGATTTTAAAGGATAGAACTATACCGTTTGATGAAAGAGAGGTTGTGAAGAATATCTTAAAGGAGTTAAGAAAATGA
- a CDS encoding stage V sporulation protein D, which yields MKEASIKIKKRILFIMSVFFLSFVMLVGRLFYLQLIKGEELKKRAFSQWTRERLVAPKRGSIVDRNGKILAMSITAETVVASLNQIKEKEWTAKVLSGILQMDYQKILKKLNTKGVSDIYIARNIDKEKADKIRKYALPGIYLTGGTKRVYPNGNFLAQVLGFTGIDDQGLSGLELYYDKYLRGKPGAISAQTDASGRAAPFSEEFFKKPVDGYDLMLTIDETIQHFAEKYAQKALYDNKAKSVTIIVEKVKTGEILAMTSKPDFDPNKPFDLIYKDRFPDFDKLSQAEKNKIVQSMWKNRALTDTYEPGSTFKIVTAAAGLEEGVVNENSQFYCKGYVKVANATIKCWRYYNPHGSENFVEGVQNSCNPVFIEVGQRLGKEKLYKYINLFGFGQKTGIDLPGEAKGIVQPLSKIGPVELATISFGQGISATPIQVISMINAVANDGVWVQPHVVKAIYDKDKKLIKSFDSPKKRRVLHQDVARRLKIMLQSVVTNGTGHNAYLLGYKVAGKTGTSQKYDKTSKKYIASFGGFAPADNPEVSVLVIIDEPDPSLYYGGLIAAPVARDLLNDILRYLDVQPQYTAEELKQIELYKEFIVPNTIGMNVGDAKKEINNNKFNARVIGNGDKVIDQVPKAGFMLKEGSTIILFTQEMSQTTVIVPNVVGLSAQDAQKVLSNSLLNIKVKGMKGKIIRQNPQPGTKVPIGSIVEVEIADKENAE from the coding sequence TTGAAAGAAGCATCTATAAAGATAAAAAAGAGAATTCTTTTTATTATGTCAGTGTTTTTTTTAAGCTTTGTAATGCTGGTGGGACGGCTTTTTTATCTTCAACTAATAAAAGGTGAAGAACTTAAAAAAAGAGCTTTTTCACAATGGACGCGGGAAAGGCTTGTTGCACCCAAAAGAGGAAGTATTGTGGATAGAAATGGCAAGATCTTAGCGATGTCAATTACAGCTGAAACGGTTGTTGCATCTTTGAATCAAATCAAAGAAAAAGAGTGGACTGCTAAAGTGTTATCTGGTATTTTACAGATGGATTATCAAAAAATTTTAAAAAAGCTAAATACAAAGGGAGTTTCAGATATTTACATAGCACGCAATATTGACAAAGAGAAGGCAGATAAGATAAGAAAATATGCTCTGCCAGGGATTTATTTGACAGGTGGGACAAAAAGGGTGTATCCAAACGGTAATTTTCTGGCTCAGGTTCTTGGCTTTACAGGGATTGACGACCAAGGACTGTCTGGGCTTGAACTTTATTATGATAAGTATCTTCGCGGCAAACCAGGTGCCATTTCAGCCCAGACTGATGCAAGTGGCAGAGCTGCTCCATTTTCAGAAGAGTTTTTTAAAAAGCCTGTCGATGGCTATGACCTGATGCTTACAATTGACGAAACAATACAGCATTTTGCTGAAAAGTATGCACAAAAAGCTCTTTATGATAACAAAGCAAAGAGTGTAACCATTATTGTTGAGAAAGTCAAAACAGGCGAGATTTTAGCTATGACCTCCAAACCTGATTTTGACCCCAATAAACCATTTGATCTTATATACAAAGACAGGTTTCCTGACTTTGATAAACTATCTCAAGCTGAAAAGAACAAGATAGTCCAGTCAATGTGGAAAAACAGAGCACTGACAGACACATACGAGCCCGGTTCAACATTTAAGATAGTCACCGCAGCTGCAGGGCTTGAAGAAGGGGTTGTTAATGAAAATTCTCAATTTTATTGCAAAGGATATGTCAAGGTTGCAAATGCAACGATAAAATGTTGGAGGTATTACAATCCACACGGCAGTGAAAACTTTGTTGAAGGTGTTCAAAATTCTTGCAACCCTGTATTCATAGAAGTGGGACAAAGGCTGGGAAAAGAGAAACTCTACAAGTATATAAATCTTTTTGGGTTTGGTCAAAAGACTGGAATAGACCTTCCCGGTGAGGCAAAAGGGATTGTTCAGCCACTGAGTAAGATTGGGCCTGTTGAACTTGCAACAATTTCTTTTGGTCAGGGAATTTCAGCAACTCCAATTCAGGTTATCAGTATGATAAATGCAGTTGCAAATGACGGTGTGTGGGTCCAGCCTCATGTTGTAAAGGCCATATATGATAAGGACAAAAAACTGATAAAGTCTTTTGACAGCCCGAAAAAAAGAAGAGTTTTGCACCAGGACGTTGCACGAAGGCTTAAAATAATGCTTCAGTCTGTTGTGACAAACGGTACAGGTCACAATGCTTATCTTTTGGGCTATAAAGTTGCAGGGAAAACAGGAACTTCGCAAAAGTACGACAAAACATCTAAAAAGTATATAGCATCATTTGGGGGGTTTGCGCCGGCCGACAATCCCGAGGTGTCAGTTCTTGTCATTATAGATGAGCCTGACCCTTCACTTTATTATGGAGGTCTTATAGCCGCACCAGTTGCAAGAGACTTATTAAATGATATACTCAGATATTTGGATGTCCAGCCACAGTATACAGCTGAGGAGTTAAAACAGATAGAGCTATATAAAGAGTTTATAGTTCCAAACACAATCGGAATGAATGTTGGGGATGCAAAGAAAGAAATTAACAATAACAAATTTAATGCAAGGGTCATAGGAAATGGTGACAAGGTGATTGACCAGGTTCCAAAAGCTGGGTTTATGTTGAAAGAAGGTTCAACAATAATATTGTTCACTCAAGAAATGTCACAAACAACTGTAATTGTTCCCAATGTAGTGGGCTTGAGTGCACAGGATGCACAAAAGGTGCTTTCAAATAGTCTTCTCAACATAAAAGTTAAAGGAATGAAAGGAAAGATTATAAGACAAAATCCACAGCCAGGGACAAAAGTCCCAATAGGTTCAATTGTTGAGGTTGAAATTGCTGATAAAGAAAATGCAGAATAG
- a CDS encoding septum formation initiator family protein encodes MSRAGSAIYSEDYWENNLADREEIEQEIAKKNHIRKQILKQKKVERSRFFRNILFVCIFCSMSIIIMCGYVNITHERAKLAQLQNDLKLQTDINKQLKLEIDGKLTLSEIEKIAQQKYSMAYPEFSQVVYVTVQLPEEKKQKVAKEEKSNYNNKVSLIINFIKKIF; translated from the coding sequence ATGTCAAGAGCAGGTTCAGCAATTTATAGCGAAGATTACTGGGAAAATAATTTGGCTGATAGAGAAGAGATTGAACAAGAAATTGCAAAAAAAAATCACATAAGAAAACAAATATTAAAACAAAAGAAAGTTGAAAGATCAAGGTTTTTTAGGAATATATTGTTTGTTTGCATATTTTGCAGCATGTCAATAATTATTATGTGCGGGTATGTGAATATTACTCATGAGAGAGCAAAACTTGCTCAGCTTCAGAATGACCTTAAATTACAAACTGATATAAACAAACAGTTAAAACTTGAGATAGATGGGAAGCTTACTCTATCTGAGATAGAAAAGATTGCACAACAAAAATATTCAATGGCATATCCTGAATTTTCGCAAGTTGTGTATGTTACTGTTCAGTTGCCTGAAGAAAAAAAACAGAAGGTCGCAAAAGAAGAAAAATCGAATTATAATAATAAAGTGTCTTTGATAATAAACTTTATTAAGAAAATCTTTTAA